In Mustela nigripes isolate SB6536 chromosome 2, MUSNIG.SB6536, whole genome shotgun sequence, a single window of DNA contains:
- the LOC132010367 gene encoding olfactory receptor 7A10-like: MEQRNQTPVSEFILLGLSEEGDLQPLLLWQFLSMYLLTFSGNLLIILAIVTDSRLHTPMYFFLSNLSFVDIFFTSTTIPKVLLNLQTQSKVITYAGCLSQIYFFMLFAGLDNFLLTVMAYDRFAAICHPLHYMVIMNPKFCGSLLLVCWVLSVLDSLLHDLLVLQLSFCTKLEIPHFFCELNQVIYLACSDTFFNNLAIYLTNIPLAFVSLIGILFSYSKIVTSILKIPSSGGKYKAFSTCGSHLLVVSLFYGTGLGVYLSSAASQNSRTTAIASVMYTVVTPMLNPFIYGLRNRDIKLALRKLLSRKTVSA; the protein is encoded by the coding sequence ATGGAACAAAGGAATCAAACTCCTGTTTCAGAATTTATCCTCCTGGGACTTTCAGAGGAGGGAGATCTGCAGCCACTGCTCCTGTGGCAGTTCCTGTCCATGTACCTGCTCACCTTCAGTGGGAACCTGCTCATCATCCTGGCCATTGTCACAGACTCCCGcctccacacacccatgtacttcttcctctccaacctgTCCTTTGTAGACATCTTtttcacctccaccaccatccccaaGGTGCTGCTGAACCTCCAGACACAGAGCAAAGTGATCACCTATGCAGGCTGCCTCAGccagatatattttttcatgctttttgcGGGATTAGACAACTTTCTCTTGAcagtgatggcctatgaccggtTTGCGGCCATCTGTCACCCACTGCACTACATGGTTATCATGAACCCCAAGTTCTGTGGCAGCCTGCTTCTGGTGTGCTGGGTGTTGAGTGTTCTGGACTCTCTATTACATGACTTACTGGTTTTGCAATTGTCCTTTTGTACTAAGTTAGAAATCCCTCACTTTTTTTGTGAACTCAATCAGGTGATCTACCTTGCTTGTTCTGATACCTTCTTCAATAACCTGGCAATTTATCTTACAAATATACCTCTGGCTTTTGTTTCACTCATTGGTATCCTTTTCTCTTACTCTAAAATTGTAACCTCTATTTTGAAAATTCCGTCTTCTGGGGGCAAGTATAAGGCATTTTCCACATGTGGGTCTCACCTCTTGGTTGTCTCTTTATTCTATGGTACAGGCTTAGGGGTGTATCTTAGTTCTGCAGCTTCTCAAAACTCGAGGACAACGGCCATAGCTTCAGTGATGTACACAGTGGTCACACCCATGCTGAACCCCTTCATCTATGGTCTGAGGAACAGAGACATAAAACTGGCACTAAGAAAGCTCTTGAGCAGGAAGACAGTCTCTGCATAG